One genomic window of Archangium lipolyticum includes the following:
- a CDS encoding VOC family protein, which produces MTQASWCPGRFVWWELHTPDIAKSKAFYEAVVGWKIAPVQAGSIQYTMIHVGGRGMGGMAPLADVQMQGVPPFWMAYVSVLDVDAAAAAARSAGGKVLLGPVDMPPVGRFAVLVDPQGAAVMAYKASQGDPPEVELPGPGMMGWTELYTTDVAGAAAFYEKVFGWKLRPFMGNPNMPVFYRGERVAGGLMKAPEGMPPNWLNHVVVADLAEARTKAVQLGGRVLVEELAMPGLGRFSVLLDNVGAGISLFQR; this is translated from the coding sequence ATGACACAAGCCAGCTGGTGCCCAGGCCGTTTCGTGTGGTGGGAGTTGCACACGCCCGATATCGCGAAGTCCAAGGCCTTCTACGAAGCGGTGGTGGGCTGGAAGATCGCGCCGGTACAGGCCGGTTCGATCCAGTACACGATGATCCACGTGGGGGGGCGGGGAATGGGCGGCATGGCGCCGCTCGCGGACGTCCAGATGCAGGGGGTCCCTCCCTTCTGGATGGCCTACGTCTCGGTGCTCGATGTGGATGCCGCCGCGGCCGCCGCGAGGAGCGCGGGGGGCAAGGTGCTGCTGGGGCCCGTCGACATGCCGCCGGTGGGGCGTTTCGCGGTGCTGGTGGATCCGCAGGGCGCGGCGGTCATGGCGTACAAGGCAAGCCAGGGAGACCCGCCCGAGGTGGAGCTGCCGGGCCCGGGGATGATGGGGTGGACCGAGCTGTACACCACCGACGTGGCTGGCGCGGCGGCGTTCTACGAGAAGGTGTTCGGCTGGAAGCTGCGACCGTTCATGGGCAACCCGAACATGCCGGTCTTCTACCGGGGCGAGCGTGTTGCCGGTGGGCTCATGAAGGCACCCGAGGGGATGCCGCCCAACTGGCTGAATCACGTGGTCGTGGCGGATCTGGCCGAGGCGCGCACGAAGGCCGTCCAGCTCGGCGGCCGGGTTCTGGTCGAGGAGCTCGCCATGCCGGGGCTCGGCCGGTTCAGCGTGCTCCTCGACAACGTGGGGGCCGGCATCTCCCTGTTCCAGCGCTGA